A single window of Channa argus isolate prfri chromosome 12, Channa argus male v1.0, whole genome shotgun sequence DNA harbors:
- the gc2 gene encoding retinal guanylyl cyclase 2, translating into MRRQHCAFVFLPQTWKPTPDKSLDNALFCFSFLYPHSSPLSCPINYFLPFQLYFLFFPLACSSTLTGSSHPSHPSLSRHSCPPILHCLSPPHPFPSLHITVQRILLAFLACLFLLPCPAQAAWFRVGVVGPWGCDPLFAKALPHVAAQLAVNRINRDPLLSYAATFDYAVLQEPCETSRALEAFVGFHPKASGYIGPANPGYCDAASMLSKGWNKALFPWGCVGYELDSVRNHPTFAHSMAKPTWVLLSIMSYFRWAHIGIISSSDDIWVETATKVAESMRSHGLPVRLVSFMENTPHGIRRTLAKVRKMREIRAVILCMHSVLIGGKVQQQLLETAYDMQMIDGSLVFVPYDTLLYSLPYHNVTYPSLKSNSKLLRAYDAVLTVTIDSPHLSFYEAYREAMERGEVAKTLKPQQVSPLFGTIYSSVLFMAHAVHRVRESGEWMSGGNLVQHTRNLAFEGFSYPVKTNSSGVSLLNYLILDTDGLSWKLKPTYSIDMEANMVRFLGQDIHFPHGYGPRKDSSCWFTPGVICSGGVDLLSTISMFIGAVSFSVFAVVLIYYIRRRINQIRLVRGPNKILLTLADVTFINPSLSNKKLSLDDSRASGMKSVSECSITSPISTQSPATYENSNVVIYEGDWAWLKRLPNGTFSSINPKTSDVFELMKDMRHENLNPFLGFFHDCGVFAIVTEFCSRGSLEDLLLNEDVKLDWMFKSSLLLDLIKGMKYLHHHGVCHTRLKSRNCVVDGRFVLKITDFGYNEVLEAQRFPYIEPLADELLWTAPEILRSGYPGLHGTLHGDIYSFAIIMQEVVIRGPPFCMLDLSASDIIEKLRKPPPLCRPLVSPDYAPSECIQLMKQCWTEQPDKRPSFDEIFDQFKNINKGKKTNIIDSMLRMLEQYSSNLEELIRERTEELEIEKQKTEKLLTQMLPPSVAEALKVGGVVEPEHFDSVSLYFSDIVGFTTISANSEPIEVVDLLNDLYTLFDAIIGNHDVYKVETIGDAYMVASGVPVPNGNRHAAEIANMALDILSAVGTFKMRHMPDVPVRIRIGLHTGPCVAGVVGLTMPRYCLFGDTVYTASRMESSGMPYRIHIHESTVKVLRHLNLGYKLELRGRTEVRGKGVEETYWLVGREGFTKPLPVPPQLKPGQMAHGLQMAEIAQYKKRKAEKQQQEQLAKKKN; encoded by the exons ATGCGACGACAGCACTGTGCCTTTGTTTTCTTACCTCAAACATGGAAGCCGACACCAGACAAGTCTCTTGACAATGCCCTAttctgtttctcatttctttatCCCCACTCTTCTCCTTTATCATGTCCTATCAATTATTTCCTtccatttcaactttattttttattttttcctttggcCTGTTCTTCTACTTTAACCGGTTCTTCTCATCCCTCACATCCCTCACTTTCACGCCACTCTTGTCCCCCTATTCTTCACTGTCTTTCACCTCCTCATCCATTTCCTTCACTCCATATAACTGTCCAGAGGATCCTCCTGGCTTTTTTGGCCTGTCTATTTTTACTGCCTTGCCCAGCCCAGGCCGCCTGGTTTCGTGTCGGGGTGGTGGGGCCCTGGGGGTGTGATCCTCTCTTTGCCAAGGCTCTACCACATGTGGCAGCACAACTTGCTGTGAACCGCATCAATAGGGACCCCCTGCTGTCCTACGCTGCAACATTCGACTATGCTGTGCTGCAG GAGCCATGTGAGACATCAAGGGCATTGGAGGCATTTGTGGGTTTCCATCCAAAAGCTTCAGGGTACATCGGACCAGCCAACCCTGGCTACTGTGATGCTGCTTCAATGTTAAGCAAAGGCTGGAACAAG GCATTGTTTCCTTGGGGTTGTGTTGGCTATGAGTTGGACAGTGTACGGAACCACCCCACCTTTGCGCACTCCATGGCAAAGCCCACCTGGGTTCTGCTCAGTATCATGAGCTACTTCAGGTGGGCCCACATTGGCATCATTTCTTCCTCAGATGACATTTGGGTGGAGACGGCCACCAAG GTGGCTGAATCAATGAGAAGCCATGGTCTGCCGGTCAGACTGGTCAGCTTTATGGAGAACACACCTCACGGCATAAGACGAACCCTGGCCAAGGTTCGCAAGATGAGAGAAATACGAG CTGTGATCCTCTGCATGCACTCAGTGCTGATTGGTGGCAAAGTCCAACAGCAGCTTTTAGAGACAGCCTATGATATGCAGATGATTGATGGCTCCCTAGTGTTTGTGCCCTACGATACCCTGCTCTACAGCCTGCCATACCACAACGTGACCTACCCATCTctgaaaagcaacagcaaaCTGTTGAGGGCCTATGATGCTGTGCTGACCGTCACCATCGACTCACCTCACTTGTCATTCTATGAGGCCTACAGAGAGGCCatggagagaggagaggtgGCAAAGACACTGAAGCCACAGCAG GTGTCTCCTCTGTTTGGCACCATCTACAGCTCAGTCCTCTTCATGGCTCATGCAGTGCACCGGGTTCGAGAGTCTGGGGAGTggatgtctggaggaaacctgGTGCAACACACCCGCAACCTGGCCTTCGAG GGCTTCAGCTACCCAGTCAAAACCAACAGTTCTGGAGTGTCTCTGCTAAACTACCTCATTCTGGACACAGATGGACTTTCTTGGAAGCTGAAACCAACGTACAG CATTGATATGGAGGCCAATATGGTGCGcttccttgggcaagacatcCATTTCCCTCACGGCTATGGACCCAGGAAAGACTCATCCTGCTGGTTTACTCCAGGGGTCATCTGCTCAGGGG GAGTAGATTTGCTCTCGACCATCAGCATGTTCATTGGAGCAGTTTCCTTCTCTGTTTTTGCTGTGGTGTTGATTTACTATATCAG GCGACGGATCAATCAGATTCGACTTGTTCGGGGTCCAAACAAGATCTTACTGACTCTGGCTGATGTCACATTTATAAACCCATCGCTTAGCAATAAG AAGCTGAGTCTAGATGACAGCAGGGCTAGTGGCATGAAAAGTGTTTCAGAATGCAGCATCACCTCACCAATCTCCACCCAATCCCCAGCCACCTACGAGAACTCCAATGTCGTCATTTATGAG GGTGACTGGGCATGGCTGAAGAGACTCCCTAATGGGACATTTAGCAGTATCAACCCAAAAACAAGCGATGTGTTTGAGCTG aTGAAGGACATGCGTCACGAGAACCTTAATCCCTTCCTGGGTTTTTTTCATGACTGTGGCGTTTTCGCAATTGTGACTGAGTTCTGCTCCAGAGGCAGCCTCGAGGACCTGCTGCTGAATGAAGATGTCAAGCTCGACTGGATGTTCAAGTCCTCTCTGCTACTGGATCTAATTAAG GGTATGAAGTACCTACACCACCATGGAGTATGCCACACTCGTCTTAAGTCCCGTAACTGTGTGGTAGACGGGCGCTTTGTCCTGAAGATCACAGACTTTGGCTACAACGAGGTTCTGGAGGCTCAGAGGTTCCCTTACATTGAACCCCTTGCAGATG AGTTGCTGTGGACGGCTCCAGAGATCCTGAGAAGCGGGTACCCGGGGCTCCATGGTACTCTACATGGTGATATATACAGCTTTGCTATCATCATGCAGGAGGTGGTGATCAGAGGGCCTCCATTCTGCATGCTGGACCTGTCTGCTTCAG ACATAATAGAGAAGCTCCGTAAGCCTCCACCCCTGTGCCGTCCATTGGTCAGTCCTGACTATGCTCCATCAGAGTGCATCCAGCTGATGAAACAGTGCTGGACCGAACAACCAGACAAGAGACCCAGCTTTGATGAGATCTTTGACCAG ttcaaaaacataaacaaagggAAGAAGACCAACATCATAGACTCCATGCTGAGGATGCTGGAGCAGTACTCATCTAATCTTGAGGAGCTGAtcagagagaggacagaggagctggaaattgagaaacaaaagacagagaagcTGCTAACTCAGATGCTCCCTCC GTCCGTGGCAGAGGCTTTGAAGGTCGGCGGTGTTGTCGAACCGGAGCATTTTGACAGCGTTTCACTTTACTTCAGCGACATTGTTGGCTTCACTACCATCTCAGCCAACAGCGAACCCATCGAGGTGGTTGACCTTCTCAACGACCTCTACACACTCTTTGACGCCATCATAGGAAATCATGATGTCTACAAG GTGGAGACGATTGGTGATGCTTACATGGTGGCATCAGGTGTTCCCGTCCCTAACGGCAACCGTCACGCTGCAGAAATTGCTAACATGGCCCTTGACATCCTGAGCGCTGTGGGTACCTTCAAAATGAGACACATGCCTGACGTTCCTGTCAGGATACGTATAGGTCTGCACACAG gtcCATGTGTAGCAGGTGTGGTGGGTCTCACAATGCCTCGCTACTGTCTGTTTGGAGACACAGTGTACACTGCCTCTCGTATGGAGTCCAGTGGGATGC CCTACAGGATCCACATCCATGAGAGCACAGTGAAGGTCCTGCGCCACCTAAATCTTGGCTACAAGCTAGAATTAAGAGGCAGGACAGAAGTCAGG GGTAAAGGTGTAGAAGAGACCTACTGGCTTGTTGGCCGAGAAGGATTTACCAAACCTCTCCCTGTTCCTCCACAACTCAAGCCTGG GCAAATGGCCCATGGGCTCCAGATGGCCGAGATAGCCCAGTACAAGAAACGGAAAGCCGAGAAACAACAGCAGGAACAActtgcaaagaagaaaaactga
- the LOC137138278 gene encoding insulin receptor substrate 2-B, whose translation MANYTNYQEGKAAMLIVETQQKDMGAKTAATAANGDGSVGEPPSPLINIGGGGGGSSRFHQHLPPSSHLHLSHHHPPKDQQPHHHLAPQQHLSGENIAESPGRKAASSSLSQVHTAEDPAASSTSSAASGSNVYAAVNVANASDVVDDIRKCGYLRKQKHGHKRFFVLRAASQLGPSRLEYYDSEKKFRSSLRSAAAAAASGGAVAPSPPKRVIYLYQCFTVNKRADSKNKHLIALYTKDEYFAIVAENEQEQEDWYVAVSELMSEGKKGHLDSDDLDDGYGTVTPGTVFKEVWQVNVKPKGLGQTKNLTGVYRLCLSTKTIHLVKLNSETPCVNLQLMNIRRCGHSESFFFIEVGRSSSIGPGEIWMQVDDSVVAQNMHETILETMKALKAFAEFRPRSKSQSSGSNPMPFITTRRHLGNLPPSQTGLQRRSRTESVVGTPPSSKSSRASGYRFRTSSEGEGTMNRPFRSATGSLVHLNSARVQHGRQEGGSGSSASSVATGNAGTSTGSGRYVRAIPGSSATYHARSASLPVSHFPSTTSPVSVSSSSGHGSVSDTLTRPSSASICGSPSDGGFNSSDEYGSSPGDFRYFRVRSNTPDSLGNTPPIREENCLNDYMAMSWNREVFSTSVGSGNNSGCDTPRDESTSTTEDEHFPSSSMRRRTHSFSRPAGGATGGSGVAVYQKMTQTNFSLEEGSDIVLPFGSGLLRGGPSSSSSSLRSDYSSCSEHSQQSRPSTLSRTEAVGERPSLSSSSTAKEDSGYMPMMCGVAASPRDTPPDYMPMQPGSYSHHISQSPQFHSPALVARSAHHYSQLQSQSSTDSHGYMMMLPGCSGSSPSPVQASPSPHSSSSIAAASVSDSIVERPEKGEYMDMSYSSSGTHRLSNDGSGGYYTPGTPEGTRKSYSPYFSLPRSYKAPTREKEEKEYGEYVPMSSPAKPVYSSVAKSSTSSPEKKGVGGSSTSTPSHPPPPYGAHHTTAAMTDRRIVRPNRLPLSRRSFHGRVNDSSASSTSVPATAGSSEGPSSPGEYINIEFGDHYPHQQQSPAYPLSGQEEAPSLECSDQRSSPQPQTHQDYMSVEVGADQQDSAGCLVKSQSPRPSLVAPWNPPSYIRPLASSSGASPGVPAGGHWRSMGDDYTDMSFNLGRGERMQTSPTIMLQHLCVIEGHYSHTPSSSSISPPLPSSPGRAPTHQLEPKVVRADPQGRRRHSSETFSSTSSSNSTPSGGGLGSSSSTTHPTLANPSAPNGSYLTEGQASKWASSASFDSVWMSVEGLGDSSVHHTPTRAMEMDAASETSASSSSLGAGAGRMCRNMSVGYQNGLNYIALELREDGSNIGAMMPEPSSSNGNSVVTAVVGTVPLPENGAYASIDFTKSDGVTTATKD comes from the coding sequence ATGGCAAATTACACGAATTACCAAGAAGGAAAGGCAGCGATGTTGATAGTGGAGACTCAGCAGAAGGACATGGGGGCGAAAACTGCGGCCACCGCAGCAAACGGAGACGGCTCGGTCGGGGAACCCCCTTCCCCGTTAATTAATATCGGcggcggaggaggaggaagctCTCGTTTTCATCAACACTTACCGCCCTCCAGCCACCTCCATCTAAGCCACCATCATCCGCCAAAAGATCAACAGCCTCATCACCACTTGGCTCCGCAGCAGCATCTTTCCGGGGAAAACATCGCTGAGTCCCCGGGTAGGAAAGCCGCCTCCTCGTCTCTCAGCCAGGTACACACCGCCGAGGACCCCGCCgcttcctccacctcctccgcCGCAAGCGGCAGCAATGTATACGCTGCTGTTAACGTTGCTAATGCCTCGGACGTTGTGGATGATATTCGGAAATGTGGCTATTTAAGAAAGCAAAAACACGGACATAAGAGGTTTTTTGTGCTAAGGGCTGCCAGCCAGCTCGGTCCGAGCCGTCTGGAGTACTACGACAGCGAGAAGAAATTTAGGAGCAGCCTGCGCTCTGCTGCCGCGGCTGCCGCAAGCGGCGGAGCGGTAGCCCCTTCTCCCCCGAAAAGGGTTATTTACCTCTACCAGTGCTTCACGGTAAACAAAAGGGCGGAttccaaaaacaaacacctcATTGCCCTTTATACGAAGGACGAGTACTTTGCTATTGTGGCTGAAAATGAGCAGGAACAAGAGGACTGGTACGTAGCCGTCAGCGAGTTGATGAGTGAGGGCAAAAAGGGCCACTTGGATTCTGATGATTTAGATGATGGATATGGTACAGTCACCCCCGGTACTGTCTTTAAAGAAGTGTGGCAGGTCAATGTGAAACCTAAAGGACTGGGTCAAACTAAAAACCTCACAGGTGTTTACCGGTTATGCCTCTCAACTAAAACCATTCACCTCGTTAAGTTGAACTCTGAAACCCCCTGTGTTAACCTACAGTTAATGAATATTAGGCGCTGTGGACATTCAGAAAGCTTCTTCTTCATTGAGGTGGGAAGATCCTCCTCTATTGGGCCTGGTGAAATATGGATGCAGGTGGATGATTCTGTCGTGGCCCAAAACATGCACGAGACCATCCTGGAGACAATGAAAGCCTTGAAAGCTTTTGCAGAGTTTCGGCCCAGGAGCAAAAGCCAGTCATCCGGCTCCAACCCCATGCCATTTATCACAACGCGGCGTCATCTGGGCAACCTGCCACCAAGCCAAACTGGGCTGCAGCGGCGGTCGAGGACAGAGTCAGTTGTTGGTACACCCCCTTCAAGTAAGAGCTCCAGGGCTAGCGGCTATCGCTTCCGTACATCCAGTGAGGGTGAGGGGACAATGAACCGGCCATTCCGTTCTGCCACGGGAAGCCTGGTTCACCTTAACTCTGCACGTGTCCAACATGGCCGTCAGGAAGGTGGCAGTGGGAGTAGTGCCAGCAGTGTTGCTACAGGAAATGCTGGCACAAGCACTGGAAGTGGACGCTATGTCAGAGCCATCCCAGGGTCATCTGCAACGTACCATGCCCGCTCTGCTTCACTGCCAGTTTCTCACTTCCCCTCCACCACCAGTCCAGTAAGCGTATCCTCCAGCAGCGGCCACGGATCTGTCTCCGACACGCTCACCCGCCCATCCAGCGCCTCAATATGCGGCTCTCCATCTGATGGAGGCTTCAACTCTTCAGATGAGTATGGCTCCAGCCCTGGTGATTTCCGGTACTTTCGAGTGCGGAGTAACACACCAGACTCCCTGGGCAACACCCCaccaatcagagaagaaaactgtttaaacGACTACATGGCCATGAGTTGGAACCGGGAAGTCTTTAGCACCAGTGTGGGCTCTGGAAACAACAGTGGTTGTGACACACCAAGGGATGAGAGCACATCAACAACTGAGGATGAACACTTTCCATCATCATCAATGAGGAGGAGAACACACTCTTTCTCCAGACCTGCTGGTGGTGCAACTGGTGGCTCTGGAGTGGCAGTTTACCAGAAAATGACCCAAACCAACTTTTCTCTGGAAGAGGGGTCCGATATAGTGTTACCATTTGGCAGTGGGCTGCTCCGTGGGGGTCcgtcctcctcttcttcttctctccgaTCTGATTACAGCTCTTGCTCTGAGCACAGCCAACAGAGTCGTCCCTCCACACTCTCCCGGACGGAGGCTGTGGGTGAAcgtccttctctctcttcctcttcaacAGCCAAGGAAGACAGCGGTTACATGCCCATGATGTGTGGTGTGGCTGCTTCACCAAGGGACACTCCCCCTGACTACATGCCTATGCAACCCGGCTCTTACTCCCATCACATCTCTCAGTCACCTCAGTTTCACAGTCCAGCTTTAGTTGCCCGTTCAGCCCACCACTACTCCCAACTCCAGTCCCAATCCTCCACTGACTCTCATGGCTACATGATGATGCTCCCAGGTTGCAGTGGCAGCTCCCCCTCCCCAGTCCAGGCCTCGCCTAGCCCTCATAGTAGCTCCAGCATAGCTGCTGCCAGTGTCAGTGACAGCATAGTAGAGAGACCTGAGAAGGGCGAATATATGGACATGTCATACAGCAGCAGTGGAACACACAGGCTCTCAAATGATGGTAGTGGTGGTTATTACACACCTGGCACACCTGAGGGCACCCGCAAGTCTTACAGCCCTTATTTTTCCCTCCCTCGCTCCTACAAGGCCCCCACcagggaaaaggaagaaaaagagtaTGGGGAGTATGTTCCTATGAGTTCTCCTGCCAAGCCAGTCTATTCATCAGTTGCCAAATCTTCAACGTCATCACCAGAGAAGAAAGGTGTGGGAGGAAGTAGCACCTCCACTCCTTctcacccacctccaccttatgGAGCTCATCATACAACTGCTGCAATGACTGATCGGCGCATTGTGAGGCCCAACAGGCTTCCATTGAGCAGAAGAAGTTTCCATGGTCGGGTTAATGATTCCTCAGCATCCTCGACCTCAGTTCCTGCCACTGCCGGCTCATCTGAAGGGCCTTCCAGTCCTGGAGAGTACATTAACATTGAGTTTGGTGATCACTATCCGCACCAACAACAGTCCCCGGCTTATCCCCTCTCTGGCCAAGAAGAAGCGCCTTCCCTGGAATGCAGTGACCAACGTTCATCTCCCCAGCCTCAAACCCACCAGGACTATATGAGTGTGGAGGTAGGGGCAGACCAGCAGGACAGTGCTGGATGTTTGGTTAAGAGCCAGTCACCCAGGCCAAGCCTTGTCGCCCCGTGGAACCCACCTAGTTATATCAGACCACTGGCTAGCAGTTCTGGAGCCTCTCCTGGAGTTCCTGCTGGAGGTCACTGGAGGTCAATGGGGGATGACTACACAGACATGAGTTTCAACCTGGGAAGAGGTGAGAGGATGCAAACGAGCCCCACAATCATGCTGCagcatctgtgtgtgattgagGGACATTATAGCCacactccctcctcctcctccatttctcctcctctcccgtCAAGCCCAGGTAGGGCCCCAACACACCAGCTAGAGCCTAAGGTGGTTCGAGCTGACCCCCAAGGCAGGAGGAGACACAGTTCAGAGACAttctcctccacttcctcctctaATTCAACTCCGTCTGGAGGTGGACTTGGTTCTTCATCCTCAACCACCCACCCCACACTGGCTAACCCCTCAGCCCCCAATGGATCTTACCTAACAGAGGGTCAGGCTTCAAAATGGGCCAGCTCAGCATCTTTCGACAGTGTGTGGATGTCTGTTGAGGGGCTCGGAGACTCATCAGTTCATCATACTCCTACAAGAGCCATGGAAATGGACGCGGCCTCTgaaacctcagcatcctcctcctccttgggGGCCGGAGCTGGTAGAATGTGCAGGAACATGTCTGTGGGCTACCAAAATGGCCTAAACTACATCGCCTTGGAGCTGAGGGAGGATGGAAGTAACATAGGAGCCATGATGCCAGAACCTAGTAGTAGCAATGGGAACTCGGTGGTGACTGCAGTGGTGGGGACAGTGCCTCTGCCAGAGAATGGAGCCTATGCCAGCATAGACTTCACTAAATCTGATGGAGTCACTACAGCAACTAAGG